The following coding sequences are from one Rhineura floridana isolate rRhiFlo1 chromosome 2, rRhiFlo1.hap2, whole genome shotgun sequence window:
- the LOC133377856 gene encoding hemojuvelin-like isoform X2: MAVASLKHSSFSCSLDKLTIIFKNMEECIDEKVYHAEIDNLPAAFVDGSMNGGERPGRSSLIIHERAPGWHVEIRATYIGTVIAVRQTGKHLSFSIQIAEEVALSFTDEQDLQLCVGGCPPSQRISRSKCCQSNGNLTQEEARLLCKEKLPVEDAYFQSCVFDLVTSGDANFTLAAHSALEDAKVFCPDPKKVYIFHTGRALHPGSSSLLVFMSVIVVYHLYF, from the coding sequence CTCACCATTATTTTCAAGAACATGGAAGAGTGCATTGATGAGAAGGTCTACCATGCAGAAATAGACAACCTGCCTGCAGCCTTCGTGGATGGTTCAATGAATggaggtgagaggcctggaaggagCAGCTTGATCATCCATGAACGCGCACCCGGGTGGCATGTGGAGATCCGAGCGACGTACATTGGCACCGTTATTGCTGTGCGCCAGACAGGCAAACACCTGTCTTTCTCCATTCAGATAGCCGAGGAGGTGGCTCTCTCCTTCACAGATGAACAAGATTTGCAGCTCTGCGTGGGAGGCTGCCCGCCCAGTCAGCGCATCTCTCGAAGCAAGTGCTGCCAGAGCAATGGCAACCTCACCCAAGAGGAAGCCCgcctgttgtgcaaggagaaattacCAGTTGAGGATGCCTACTTTCAGTCGTGCGTCTTTGACTTGGTGACTTCGGGTGATGCCAACTTTACTCTGGCTGCACACAGTGCGTTAGAAGATGCCAAAGTATTCTGCCCAGATCCTAAGAAAGTCTATATCTTCCATACTGGCAGAGCTCTGCATCCCGGCAGCTCATCCCTCCTTGTCTTCATGTCAGTCATTGTAGTATATCACTTGTACTTTTAA